From Heliomicrobium gestii, a single genomic window includes:
- a CDS encoding PAS domain-containing sensor histidine kinase, with the protein MVKKRRIKHRLPSPLRQGQIDAFEMSTNFFSLSTDMFLIVNRDGSIIGDNGKLRLYLGVPEDTVSLNTTASLIPFIHPNYREKAIQSFCHAFQEGAKQNMEVRYTCADGADRWISWSLSPQLDRGFMYCVGRDITEKKRMERELEKSNENLSNLLGSITDVCFAIDSECRFTYLNDEAEKAFGHRRAELLGKNIWSLYPHIQDTIFHREYGRAIAERRQVSFEAYSPFFERWSGIRVYPTRDGVLIYSRDISEQKKLLNEIDRLERLNLIGQMAGGIGHEIRNPMTTVRGFLQVLSTKHRESEVHFDLMIEELDRANGIITDFLSLSKTKPANRQPHNLNRLLENIVPSIQANAYESKKEVLLELNPLPDVLIDKKEICRVLLNLMQNALDVTTAGGTIHVRTDHREPRHVTVSIRDNGPGIAPENIGRIGTPFFTTKADGTGLGLALSYNTINRHGGKIEFDTCAQGTTFYVHLPLA; encoded by the coding sequence ATGGTCAAAAAAAGACGGATCAAACATCGACTTCCCAGCCCCCTTCGCCAAGGGCAAATCGATGCCTTTGAGATGAGCACCAATTTCTTTTCCCTTTCCACAGATATGTTCCTGATCGTCAATCGCGATGGTTCAATCATCGGAGACAACGGAAAACTGCGCCTTTACCTTGGGGTTCCAGAAGATACGGTTTCTCTCAATACCACTGCATCGCTCATCCCCTTCATTCACCCCAATTACCGTGAAAAAGCCATCCAATCTTTTTGTCATGCTTTTCAAGAAGGGGCGAAGCAAAACATGGAGGTGCGCTATACCTGCGCCGACGGCGCCGACCGTTGGATCTCCTGGTCGCTGAGCCCTCAACTCGACCGGGGATTCATGTACTGCGTCGGAAGGGATATCACGGAAAAAAAGCGCATGGAAAGGGAATTGGAAAAATCGAACGAGAACCTCTCCAACTTACTGGGGAGCATCACCGATGTCTGTTTCGCCATCGACTCAGAGTGCCGGTTCACCTATTTGAATGATGAGGCGGAAAAAGCCTTCGGTCACCGTCGCGCGGAACTGTTGGGGAAAAATATATGGTCCTTGTATCCGCATATCCAAGACACTATTTTTCACCGGGAATATGGGCGCGCCATCGCCGAACGAAGGCAAGTCAGTTTCGAGGCCTACTCTCCATTTTTCGAACGCTGGTCCGGCATCCGGGTCTACCCGACGCGAGACGGCGTGCTCATATACTCCCGCGATATCTCGGAGCAGAAGAAGCTGCTCAACGAAATAGACCGCCTCGAGCGCCTGAACCTGATCGGCCAGATGGCTGGCGGCATCGGTCATGAGATCCGCAACCCGATGACGACGGTGCGCGGATTCCTCCAAGTACTCAGCACGAAACATCGGGAAAGCGAGGTTCATTTTGATCTGATGATCGAGGAACTTGACCGGGCGAATGGGATCATCACTGATTTTTTATCGCTGTCAAAAACCAAACCCGCCAACCGCCAACCTCATAATCTCAATCGATTGCTCGAAAACATCGTTCCCTCCATTCAGGCCAACGCCTATGAAAGCAAGAAAGAAGTTCTGTTGGAGCTGAATCCCCTGCCCGATGTGCTCATCGACAAAAAGGAAATCTGCCGGGTGCTCCTCAACCTTATGCAAAATGCCCTTGATGTGACGACCGCCGGCGGTACTATCCACGTCCGAACCGACCACCGGGAACCCCGGCATGTCACCGTCTCTATCAGGGACAACGGACCCGGCATCGCTCCGGAAAACATCGGCCGGATCGGAACCCCCTTTTTTACCACCAAAGCCGACGGCACTGGTCTCGGTCTGGCCCTATCCTACAACACCATCAACCGGCACGGCGGAAAAATCGAGTTTGATACCTGTGCCCAGGGGACGACCTTTTATGTGCATCTTCCCCTCGCCTGA
- a CDS encoding leucine-rich repeat protein gives MLAIDRHKRLIIKTLFSLLFTLLLFQTYPTMSQADDHYDGPYTYTVSTDNKATITRYAGSGGAIAIPDKFVDSTNEYPVVAIGSQAFINKSSITTLSIPEGVTAIGDLAFYGCGALTSVTLPGTLTSIGSYAFAYDYQLANVTIPANVESIGESAFGCCFALTAFNVDSANGAFATDDGVLYDHSKTRLIAYPCGKTGSSFAVPDGVTSIEGGAFLGNRHLSTWAFPGSLRTIGDSAFVNCFNLATISLPNSVTTIGEMLFENCSNLTSVTLPNRITSIGVHAFNNCPLLTNVDIPDSVTRIGWGAFYKCSRLTSITIPNGVTVIDDSTFFGCTNLKNVTLPDNVTTIGKDAFKNCSRLPSVTLPSRLSSIGSNAFAGCTALSTVKFTGNAPSTGAGAFANCNADFKVYYPSDASGYSSYGYTTVPCYRVYYDGNANSGGSAPADSHIYQPGEQPTVLGNTGVLVKRGYTFDGWNTQADGRGDHYGAGDTLTVSSANLRLFAQWTGHAPTDIHLTSDSINENQPPNAMVGAFSADDTDESDSDSAVTFTYELVSGYGDNHCFSVDTNLLKTVAPFDYETKNSYDIRVRATDLANLSSEKSFTVTVNNVVEPNEVSGQVKSGFEDTPLPFTVTDFVYGNADIHLLDHIQLVSLPAHGVLSLNDSAVTVADRVYKSDLNHLVFTPDHDWYGLTSLSWQGSDGSDTTGPFLLSLVIAPVNDAPVAADGTVTTTSGTAASGMLAATDVDGDPLTYPIVAQGSKGTVHITGGAVNAYTYTANPGATGTDAFTFQASDGQADSNIATVHVTILPSTNADLSSLSLSAGTLSPAFAANITNYSTGVDYGVTQLTVSATPSDPCASVSGFTVSNAVYSQEVTLNIGNNVLPIVVTAQDGISQKTYTLTLTRSPKSGGGGGHSSSPSPTAASESSKTVSSHASATVSYGDLAGVEIPAGAVAETVQIRIIQVDAPSLIPADNNLVSAIFEFLKDTEGKFEKPVIITLKFDPSAIGKEQTPAICYYDEKEKTWVAVGGTVDGDRISVAVDHFTKFAVLATTVKPAPAVESPGGAIADIANHWAKESIEALLAKKAISGYPDGDFRPDNRITRAEFAAIIVKAFHLQQKSGKSFNDTADHWANPFVTTANADGILNGYDNDCFGPDEPITREQMAVMVVKAAKLQAATDPARFADDGKISSWAKNSINTAVKNNLISGYPDGAFQPQGNATRAEAAALIVKALQIAKS, from the coding sequence TTGCTCGCTATCGACAGACATAAACGACTCATCATCAAGACACTATTTAGCCTGCTTTTCACCTTGCTGCTCTTTCAAACCTATCCGACCATGTCTCAAGCGGATGACCACTACGATGGACCTTACACCTATACCGTTTCAACCGATAACAAGGCGACCATCACTCGCTATGCAGGTTCAGGCGGCGCCATTGCCATCCCCGATAAATTTGTAGACAGTACGAATGAATATCCCGTGGTGGCCATCGGCTCTCAGGCCTTTATTAACAAATCGTCTATAACGACTTTGAGCATCCCTGAGGGAGTGACCGCCATCGGTGATTTAGCCTTTTACGGCTGTGGCGCATTGACGAGCGTCACCCTGCCGGGCACCTTGACGAGCATCGGTAGCTATGCCTTTGCTTACGATTATCAATTAGCAAACGTGACGATCCCCGCGAACGTGGAGTCGATTGGCGAATCCGCCTTTGGCTGTTGCTTTGCCCTTACCGCATTCAATGTGGACAGCGCAAACGGGGCCTTTGCGACAGATGACGGAGTTCTCTATGATCATTCGAAGACACGCCTAATCGCTTACCCTTGTGGGAAAACCGGTTCATCTTTTGCTGTGCCTGACGGCGTGACCAGCATTGAGGGCGGCGCCTTTTTGGGCAACCGACATCTCTCGACGTGGGCGTTCCCTGGCTCCCTAAGGACGATCGGCGATTCCGCTTTTGTAAACTGCTTCAATCTCGCGACGATCAGCCTTCCCAACAGTGTGACCACCATTGGCGAAATGCTCTTTGAAAACTGCTCCAACTTAACGAGTGTGACCCTTCCCAACCGCATTACCTCCATCGGCGTTCATGCCTTTAACAACTGCCCTCTTCTCACGAATGTGGACATCCCCGACAGTGTGACCCGCATTGGTTGGGGCGCATTCTATAAATGCAGTCGATTAACCAGCATCACCATTCCCAACGGTGTAACGGTGATTGACGATTCGACTTTTTTCGGTTGCACCAATCTCAAGAATGTAACCCTTCCCGATAACGTAACCACCATTGGGAAGGATGCATTTAAAAATTGCAGCCGTCTACCGAGCGTGACCCTCCCCAGCCGCCTGTCTTCCATCGGCAGCAATGCCTTTGCCGGTTGCACCGCGCTGAGCACTGTCAAGTTCACCGGGAATGCGCCGTCCACCGGCGCCGGCGCTTTCGCCAATTGCAATGCCGATTTTAAGGTTTACTATCCAAGCGACGCCAGCGGTTATTCCAGTTATGGCTATACCACTGTCCCCTGTTACCGCGTCTACTATGACGGCAACGCAAATTCCGGCGGTTCCGCGCCGGCAGACAGCCATATCTATCAGCCTGGAGAGCAACCCACCGTGCTGGGCAATACAGGAGTTCTTGTGAAGCGAGGCTACACCTTTGACGGCTGGAACACCCAGGCCGATGGACGGGGCGACCATTATGGGGCTGGCGATACACTGACCGTAAGCAGCGCCAATCTGCGGCTCTTTGCGCAATGGACAGGCCATGCGCCCACGGACATCCATTTAACCAGCGACAGCATCAATGAAAATCAACCACCGAACGCCATGGTCGGCGCTTTTTCAGCTGATGACACCGACGAGTCGGACAGCGATTCCGCAGTAACCTTTACTTATGAGCTTGTCAGCGGTTACGGCGATAATCACTGTTTCTCCGTTGACACCAATCTCCTGAAAACCGTCGCCCCATTTGATTACGAGACGAAGAACAGCTATGACATCCGCGTCCGGGCGACCGATCTTGCCAATCTCTCCTCGGAAAAATCCTTTACCGTCACCGTCAACAACGTTGTCGAGCCGAACGAAGTGAGCGGTCAGGTCAAGAGCGGCTTCGAAGACACCCCGCTGCCCTTTACCGTCACCGACTTTGTCTATGGAAATGCCGATATCCATCTGCTTGACCATATTCAATTGGTTTCCCTGCCTGCCCATGGCGTCCTCAGCCTGAACGATTCCGCAGTAACCGTTGCCGACAGGGTCTACAAAAGCGACTTGAATCACCTCGTTTTCACCCCCGACCATGACTGGTACGGGCTCACCAGCCTGTCCTGGCAAGGGAGCGACGGCAGCGACACGACCGGCCCGTTCCTCCTTTCCCTCGTCATCGCACCGGTAAACGACGCCCCGGTGGCCGCCGACGGAACGGTTACGACCACGTCCGGGACGGCGGCTTCAGGGATGCTGGCGGCGACGGACGTCGACGGCGACCCGCTGACCTATCCTATCGTCGCTCAGGGTAGCAAGGGAACGGTCCACATAACCGGCGGGGCCGTTAACGCTTACACCTATACGGCCAATCCCGGCGCAACCGGAACGGACGCCTTCACCTTCCAAGCGAGCGACGGTCAGGCAGATTCCAACATTGCCACTGTCCATGTAACGATCCTTCCTTCGACAAACGCCGATTTGTCCAGCTTGTCCCTCAGCGCCGGCACGCTCTCCCCCGCCTTTGCCGCCAACATAACGAATTACTCCACCGGCGTCGACTACGGGGTGACCCAACTCACCGTCAGCGCGACCCCGTCCGATCCCTGCGCATCCGTCAGCGGGTTCACGGTGAGCAATGCCGTATACAGTCAAGAGGTGACCTTGAACATCGGCAACAATGTGCTCCCCATCGTTGTCACCGCCCAGGATGGCATCAGCCAAAAAACATACACGTTGACGCTGACTCGTTCTCCAAAAAGCGGTGGCGGCGGCGGTCACTCAAGTTCACCATCCCCTACGGCAGCATCTGAATCATCAAAGACAGTAAGCAGTCACGCTTCCGCCACCGTCAGCTACGGTGATCTGGCCGGCGTCGAAATCCCTGCGGGCGCAGTCGCGGAAACAGTCCAAATCCGCATTATCCAGGTAGATGCTCCCTCTCTTATTCCTGCAGACAACAATCTGGTCAGTGCGATCTTCGAATTTTTAAAAGACACAGAAGGAAAATTCGAGAAACCGGTGATCATCACGTTGAAGTTTGATCCCTCGGCGATCGGCAAGGAACAGACTCCCGCCATCTGCTATTACGATGAAAAAGAAAAAACATGGGTTGCCGTGGGCGGCACCGTCGATGGCGATCGCATTTCCGTCGCAGTGGATCACTTCACCAAGTTTGCTGTTCTTGCCACCACCGTGAAACCGGCCCCGGCAGTTGAATCACCGGGTGGGGCGATCGCAGACATCGCAAACCACTGGGCCAAGGAAAGCATTGAAGCGTTGCTGGCGAAGAAGGCGATTTCCGGTTACCCCGACGGCGACTTCCGTCCCGACAACCGGATCACGCGGGCCGAGTTTGCCGCCATCATCGTCAAGGCCTTTCACCTCCAACAAAAGAGCGGCAAAAGCTTCAACGATACGGCAGACCACTGGGCCAATCCCTTTGTGACCACAGCAAACGCCGATGGCATCCTCAACGGTTATGACAACGACTGCTTCGGGCCCGATGAACCCATCACGCGAGAGCAAATGGCGGTGATGGTCGTAAAAGCGGCGAAACTGCAGGCGGCGACAGATCCGGCGAGGTTCGCCGATGACGGCAAGATCTCGTCCTGGGCAAAGAACTCGATCAACACCGCCGTCAAAAACAACCTGATCTCCGGCTATCCCGACGGCGCCTTCCAGCCCCAGGGGAACGCGACACGGGCGGAAGCGGCCGCGCTCATCGTCAAAGCGCTCCAGATCGCAAAATCCTGA